One genomic window of Phaenicophaeus curvirostris isolate KB17595 chromosome 21, BPBGC_Pcur_1.0, whole genome shotgun sequence includes the following:
- the TLCD2 gene encoding TLC domain-containing protein 2: protein MAAGPGLLLVAGSFAAFRLLNRALERALPPPPSARSNRWKWRNIWTSLAHSLVSGGGAAGFCLYPGLSDDLVGTHPPGAHSLVAVSVGYFLEDFMDMLCNQKLRQSWELLFHHSVVIVCFGIAVVLHQYVGFALVALLVEINSIFLHLRQILLMANLAHTTCYRLNSVINLGTYVVFRIATLAWMTRWLYLNRENVPPAAYAVGTVGMAIMMPMNIILFYRLLRSDFFRSSRDVQREKEK, encoded by the exons ATGGCCGCCGGGCCGGGGCTGCTGCTGGTCGCCGGCTCGTTCGCCGCGTTCCGCCTGCTGAACCGGGCGCTGGAGCgggcgctgccgccgccgccctcgGCCCGGAGCAACCGCTGGAAGTGGCGCAACATCTGGACCTCGCTGGCCCACAGCCTGGtcagcggcggcggcgccgcggg GTTCTGCCTCTACCCCGGGCTGTCCGACGACCTGGTGGGCACGCACCCGCCCGGGGCACACAGCCTGGTGGCCGTGTCCGTAG GTTATTTCCTTGAAGACTTTATGGACATGTTGTGCAATCAGAAACTTCGCCagtcctgggagctgctcttcCATCACTCCGTG gTGATCGTCTGCTTTGGCATTGCCGTGGTGCTCCACCAGTATGTTGGGTTTGCCCTCGTGGCTTTACTGGTGGAGATCAACTCCATCTTCCTCCATCTGCGGCAGATCCTGCTCATGGCCAACCTGGCTCACACCACCTGCTACCGCCTCAACAGCGTCATCAACCTGGGCACCTACGTGGTGTTCCGCATCGCCACGCTGGCCTGGATGACCCGCTGGCTCTACCTCAATCGGGAGAACGTGCCCCCAGCAGCGTACGCCGTGGGCACGGTGGGCATGGCAATCATGATGCCCATGAACATCATCCTCTTCTACCGCCTGCTGCGCAGCGATTTCTTCAGGTCCAGCAGGGACGTGCAGCGGGAGAAGGAGAAATAG
- the LOC138729489 gene encoding apoptosis-inducing factor 3-like gives MDCDDTVSAEVCKEDDVGDGELLEVTVAGYPVLLVRNRTQFSALGSKCPHYGAPLCKGVLRGERLRCPWHGACFNIKTGDIEEYPALDCIPCFKVTVQDGKVFVTAKKKDLQSSHRVKDASKRCLLNPDTVLLLGGGVAALACAETLRQEGFTGRIIMATEEKHAPYDKAKLSKNMNLKAEDIYLRKPEFLNARCIELWTEKEAVSVDFQKQKVRFVDGSSQKYNQLLIATGCHSSSLKVPGADLQNVRTLHTPEDSNEISELAAGKNLVIIGASFIGMEVAAFLADKAGAISVVERKEFPFQNVLGPQVGGVAMKMLQNKGVKFYMKTELCKLEGKDGKVTEAVLASGEKLPADVVVVGIGVTPNSTFLKGTPIARDDKGAVLVDLCMQTNIPNVFAAGDVVSFPVALLNGDQSSIHHQQVAEAHGHVAALNMLRREKPLHTVPFFWTTMLGKTIRYAGCGEGYTDTVLKGSLEQEKFLIFYIRDGFVTAAASLNCDPAVSLIAEVFYSGRQISKEEAEACDLCKAPPLAAS, from the exons ATGGACTGTGACGACACTGTCAGCGCCGAGGTCTGCAAGGAGGACGACGTTGGGGATGGGGA GCTCTTGGAGGTGACGGTGGCTGGATACCCGGTGCTGCTGGTGAGGAACAGGACGCAGTTCAGCGCCCTGGGCAGCAAGTGTCCCCACTACGGCGCCCCGCTCTGCAAAG GCGTGTTGAGAGGGGAGAGGCTGCGCTGCCCCTGGCACGGTGCCTGCTTTAACATCAAGACCGGGGACATCGAGGAGTACCCTGCTCTGGACTGTATTCCCTGCTTTAAG GTAACAGTGCAAGATGGAAAGGTGTTTGTTACAGCAAAAAAGAAG GATCTTCAAAGCAGCCACAGGGTGAAGGACGCGAGCAAGCGATGCCTCCTCAACCCGGACACGGTGCTGCTTCTGGGGGGAG GTGTGGCCGCCTTGGCGTGTGCAGAGACTCTTCGCCAGGAGGGTTTTACTGGCAGGATCATCATGGCCACCGAAGAGAAACACGCGCCGTACGATAAGGCCAAGCTGAGCAAG aACATGAACTTGAAAGCTGAGGACATCTACCTGAGGAAACCTGAATTCCTCAATGCTCGTTGCATAGAGCTCTGGACAGAGAAAGAG GCAGTGTCGGTGGATTTCCAGAAGCAGAAGGTGCGGTTCGTGGATGGGTCCTCGCAGAAGTACAATCAGCTGCTCATTGCAACGGGCTGCCA ctccagctccctcaaAGTCCCGGGTGCAGACCTGCAGAACGTGCGCACTCTCCACACCCCAGAAGATTCGAACGAGATCTCAGAGCTGGCAGCTGGGAAGAATCTGGTGATCATAGGAGCCTCATTCATAG GAATGGAGGTAGCTGCCTTCCTCGCAGACAAGGCTGGTGCCATCTCCGTGgtggaaagaaaggaatttcCTTTCCAGAATGTGCTGGGTCCTCAGGTTGGAGGCGTTGCCATGAAG ATGCTGCAAAATAAGGGGGTGAAGTTTTACATGAAAACAGAACTCTGCAAGCTGGAAGGAAAGGATGGAAAG GTCACAGAGGCCGTTCTTGCCAGTGGAGAGAAGCTACCTGCTGACGTGGTAGTGGTGGGAATTG ggGTGACCCCAAACTCAACATTTCTGAAGGGCACCCCCATCGCCCGCGATGACAAAGGGGCCGTCCTGGTGGATCTG TGCATGCAAACCAACATCCCAAATGTCTTCGCTGCGGGGGACGTGGTCTCCTTCCCAGTGGCGCTGCTCAACGGGGACCAGTCCAGCATCCACCACCAGCAGGTGGCTGAGGCGCATG GTCACGTTGCAGCCCTAAACATGCTGAGAAGAGAGAAGCCGTTGCACACCGTCCCCTTCTTCTGGACCACGATGCTCGGAAAAACCATCCGCTACGCAG GCTGTGGAGAGGGATACACGGACACCGTTCTGAAAGGCAGCCTGGAGCAAGAGAAGTTCCTCATCTTTTACATCAG GGACGGCTTCGTGACGGCAGCTGCCAGCCTGAACTGTGACCCCGCGGTGTCTCTGATTGCAGAAGTTTTCTACTCGGGGAGACAAATCTCTAAAGAAGAAGCAGA GGCCTGTGACCTCTGCAAGGCTCCCCCGCTGGCCGCCAGCTGA